A single genomic interval of Leptospira montravelensis harbors:
- a CDS encoding tyrosine-type recombinase/integrase yields MLNNNLKLPALLPQVLTVDVMTLDNQLIDQSEVRTLLFRLRDRNYLHYLIIKFLVCTGLSLPEIIHLKISDFNSERNLFKLKNGGRLRRRKIFIEPNLALELYRYSSEFSPSDYLFPGRYGKLRSRTIQKILKNASNLISKEIHIPFLRDVIALDLFKKGFPVWEIQEFLGHRSTRSTRQRILLHIPVEERTDPRLFNRNKNQAA; encoded by the coding sequence ATGCTAAATAATAATTTAAAATTACCGGCCCTTCTCCCTCAAGTATTGACTGTTGATGTCATGACTCTTGATAACCAATTGATTGACCAGTCTGAAGTCAGAACTCTATTGTTCCGGCTCCGTGATCGAAACTACCTGCACTACTTAATCATTAAGTTTCTAGTGTGTACGGGACTTTCCCTTCCAGAAATCATCCACCTCAAAATATCTGATTTCAATTCTGAGCGTAACCTCTTCAAATTAAAGAACGGTGGTCGTTTGCGCAGAAGGAAAATTTTTATAGAACCTAACTTGGCTTTGGAACTGTATCGATACTCCTCTGAATTCTCCCCGAGCGATTATCTTTTTCCTGGCCGCTATGGAAAGTTAAGGTCAAGGACCATTCAGAAAATTCTAAAGAATGCAAGTAACTTGATCTCAAAAGAGATCCACATACCCTTTCTCCGTGATGTGATTGCTTTGGACCTTTTCAAAAAGGGATTTCCTGTTTGGGAAATTCAGGAGTTTTTGGGACATAGATCGACTCGTTCTACCAGACAAAGAATATTATTGCACATTCCTGTCGAAGAACGAACAGATCCGCGACTTTTTAATCGAAACAAAAACCAAGCAGCTTAA
- a CDS encoding DUF4870 domain-containing protein — protein sequence MTEVQLEQNQEEKKWARRAHLSTILTYPMALLPFPFFISSLGAMVYPFVMWLSRNKSSYSAKQSLEAMYLQALLSLGFFGFGAKFGDDRVLLVFSYVFMAFLHVIFLGIAIYRTTIGKEHHYPFSFFPFLFSANKTKENWNELKKKFEDKVEFTEYKTQMDKLDGFRAQTEKESKSLSDSSLQSLCSEYLHSLSDLRVRLAEDPLSYRKAKQFLNYFPETVSKILNQYNKVSLEGNSPESEKRKTELNSLLSEVIKTTEQVRNKLKADETLNLDVEITAMKKNIEFGGY from the coding sequence ATGACTGAAGTGCAATTGGAACAAAATCAAGAAGAAAAGAAGTGGGCAAGGCGTGCCCACCTCTCTACAATCCTAACTTATCCGATGGCTTTATTGCCTTTTCCATTTTTCATTTCTTCACTTGGCGCAATGGTTTATCCATTTGTGATGTGGCTTTCTCGAAATAAATCTTCTTACTCCGCAAAACAATCGTTAGAGGCAATGTATTTGCAAGCATTGTTGTCTCTTGGTTTTTTTGGATTTGGAGCTAAGTTTGGCGATGATCGAGTTTTACTTGTTTTTTCTTACGTATTTATGGCATTTTTACATGTTATTTTTTTAGGTATTGCTATATATCGAACCACTATAGGGAAAGAACATCATTATCCATTTAGTTTTTTTCCTTTTCTTTTTTCTGCTAACAAAACAAAGGAAAACTGGAATGAACTAAAGAAAAAATTTGAAGATAAAGTCGAGTTTACTGAATACAAAACACAAATGGATAAATTGGATGGATTTCGAGCTCAAACAGAAAAAGAATCCAAATCTTTATCAGATTCATCATTACAAAGTCTGTGTAGCGAATATTTACATTCCTTATCGGATTTGCGTGTTCGACTTGCGGAAGATCCTTTATCTTATCGCAAAGCGAAACAATTTTTAAATTATTTTCCAGAGACTGTTTCCAAAATTTTAAATCAGTACAATAAAGTTAGTTTGGAAGGTAATTCCCCGGAATCAGAAAAAAGAAAAACGGAATTGAATTCTTTACTTAGTGAAGTAATTAAAACAACAGAACAGGTAAGAAATAAATTAAAGGCTGATGAAACCCTAAATTTAGATGTTGAGATCACTGCGATGAAGAAAAACATCGAATTTGGTGGGTATTAA
- a CDS encoding STAS domain-containing protein, translated as MEIKTKKIGKHTLVHLNGRLDITHSDEVEAKLADDVQNGEGDIIINLELISYISSSGIRIFVGMVRELDKQGRKLKLCCITPPVKKVFDVVELLDLFEVFETEQEAVNSLSK; from the coding sequence TTGGAAATTAAGACCAAAAAAATCGGAAAGCACACACTCGTTCACCTTAACGGTCGTTTGGACATTACCCATTCGGATGAAGTGGAGGCCAAGTTGGCTGACGATGTGCAAAACGGCGAGGGAGATATCATCATCAACCTAGAGCTTATCTCTTATATTTCTTCCTCTGGTATTCGCATCTTTGTAGGGATGGTTCGGGAGTTAGACAAACAAGGCAGAAAGTTAAAACTCTGTTGCATCACACCACCTGTGAAAAAGGTTTTTGATGTAGTGGAGCTTTTGGACTTGTTTGAAGTTTTTGAGACGGAACAAGAAGCCGTTAATTCCCTTTCTAAATAA
- a CDS encoding toxic anion resistance protein has product MDSLELKTNDPELQLTKEDLQKVEELTGQIKLNHPNDVISYGSSAQAKVSEFADKVLSEIKTKDSGYAGELLNNLLFKIKDLNLDSFAGEGNTLSKIPLIGGLFDASRKFLAKFEDLQSQVEKIVDELHTARTNLTKDITLLQALYEKNLEYFKEIQVYIAAGDQKVKELRDKILPEMLEKAKAQGDTLASQQYQDMVQMVDRFEKKIHDLKLTRILSLQTGPQIRLIQNGNQVLVEKIQSSILNTIPLWKNQIVIALGLLRQRKALEAQKEVSKTTNDLIQKNAEMLKTGTVEIAKESEKGIIEIETLKTVNRQLIETITETLKIQEEGRQKRKSAEQEMIKIESDIKQKLLESK; this is encoded by the coding sequence ATGGACTCTTTGGAACTGAAAACGAATGACCCGGAACTTCAACTTACAAAGGAAGATTTACAAAAAGTTGAGGAACTAACTGGACAAATAAAACTCAATCATCCGAACGATGTTATCTCTTACGGTTCCTCCGCGCAAGCGAAGGTTTCTGAATTTGCGGACAAAGTTCTTTCAGAAATCAAAACCAAAGATTCAGGTTATGCCGGCGAACTTCTAAACAACCTATTGTTCAAAATCAAAGACTTAAATTTGGATAGTTTCGCTGGAGAAGGGAACACTTTGTCCAAAATTCCTTTGATTGGTGGTCTTTTTGATGCCTCAAGGAAATTCTTGGCAAAATTTGAAGACTTACAATCACAGGTTGAAAAAATCGTGGATGAGTTACATACCGCACGTACCAACTTGACAAAAGACATAACATTATTACAGGCGTTATATGAGAAAAACTTGGAATATTTTAAGGAAATCCAAGTGTATATTGCAGCCGGCGATCAGAAAGTGAAAGAGTTAAGAGACAAAATCTTGCCAGAAATGTTGGAAAAAGCCAAAGCGCAGGGAGATACCTTAGCCTCCCAACAATACCAAGACATGGTGCAAATGGTGGACCGATTTGAAAAAAAAATCCACGATTTGAAACTCACTCGAATCCTTTCTCTTCAGACCGGTCCCCAGATTCGCCTAATACAGAATGGCAACCAAGTTTTGGTAGAAAAAATCCAAAGTTCAATTCTCAACACAATTCCTCTTTGGAAAAACCAAATCGTCATCGCATTAGGTTTGTTACGCCAGAGAAAGGCTTTAGAAGCACAAAAAGAAGTTTCTAAAACCACTAACGATTTAATCCAAAAGAATGCGGAAATGCTAAAAACAGGAACTGTGGAAATTGCTAAAGAATCTGAAAAAGGTATTATTGAAATTGAGACCTTAAAAACCGTAAACAGGCAGTTAATTGAAACGATTACAGAAACTTTGAAAATTCAAGAGGAAGGTCGTCAAAAACGAAAATCTGCAGAACAAGAAATGATTAAAATCGAATCAGATATCAAACAAAAACTATTGGAATCAAAATAG